A single genomic interval of Myxocyprinus asiaticus isolate MX2 ecotype Aquarium Trade chromosome 19, UBuf_Myxa_2, whole genome shotgun sequence harbors:
- the LOC127456751 gene encoding ras-like protein family member 11B, with product MRLIQNMSTIAEYPSAECPSNRVIKIAVIGGSGVGKTALVVRFLTKRFIGDYERNVGNLYSREVQIDGEQVAIQVQDTPGVQMNGNGLSCTDHLARSIQWADAVVMVYSVTDCRSFDLIRQLHQLVSHTHVDRSTTLPIILVANKADLLHVRRVDAQEGPLLASAFGCSFYEVSASEDYNQVHGAFHRLCMDLAKLHPPSMQSQTPINASSSGTEKKRSPLIPRPKSPNMQDLKRRFKQVLSAKVRTVTSV from the exons ATGCGTCTGATCCAGAACATGTCAACCATTGCGGAGTACCCAAGCGCGGAATGCCCGTCCAACCGGGTGATAAAGATCGCCGTGATCGGAGGCAGTGGGGTTGGGAAAACCG CGCTAGTGGTTCGTTTCCTCACAAAACGATTCATCGGCGACTACGAGAGAAACGTTG GCAACCTGTACTCCAGAGAGGTACAGATAGACGGCGAACAAGTGGCCATTCAAGTTCAAGACACACCTGGAGTTCAA atgaaTGGTAATGGATTGAGTTGCACCGACCATTTGGCTCGCTCCATCCAATGGGCAGACGCTGTAGTTATGGTCTATTCTGTGACAGACTGCCGAAGCTTTGACCTCATTCGTCAGCTCCACCAGCTTGTTAGCCACACCCATGTCGATAGGTCCACCACTTTGCCGATAATCCTGGTAGCCAATAAAGCTGACCTCCTCCATGTGAGGCGGGTGGATGCTCAAGAAGGTCCACTGTTGGCCTCAGCGTTTGGCTGCTCCTTTTATGAGGTGTCTGCTAGTGAGGACTATAACCAGGTTCATGGTGCCTTCCACAGATTGTGCATGGATTTGGCCAAGCTGCATCCTCCATCCATGCAGTCTCAAACACCCATCAATGCATCTTCATCTGGGACAGAGAAGAAAAGATCACCCCTTATTCCCCGGCCCAAATCCCCCAATATGCAGGACCTGAAGAGGCGCTTCAAACAGGTGCTCTCTGCCAAGGTCCGGACTGTCACGTCCGTGTGA